The Methanobrevibacter wolinii SH genome includes a region encoding these proteins:
- a CDS encoding flippase: MTESKVAKGSFFILIGNIIFRIGGYLYRFLMASLLGPAMYGILGLTLPFQGVFQILSAGGLPPAIAKYVSEYNTLNKEDMARQTIKTSLKIMVFLGIFMGFIMITIVAPWLAYSVFKNPIALLPLQAVGLITPFSVIVGAFRGAFQGVYKMEYIVATRAVEQIGMIIFATGFVLIGLNAFGAVLGSVIGFFLSSISGVYIYKKYMGKYIEIKNPNFKISIKDKLKLAKKLISFSIPVTVTALAEMIIYSISTFIMGIFLTSTLIGYFTAADPIARLPLMVSTSIATTILPAAAEAYVKRDKKQLNHYVFKSYEYSILLTLPLCVFIMIFAKPIMRVVYFTNAQYSLGGSALAILVIGMTFYALYSVSTGIIQGIGHPKISMYILLLGSGLNIILNWFLIQKMGIVGGALATTISTIIFTVPTVYITLRLTKSKLKYSKLNKIILASIIMGIILYIIPNNVYGLILAVILSPIIYLISLIYLRIFESEDIERMKSLNNKFGPLKGIYIKIVKKIEEKTINE; this comes from the coding sequence ATGACGGAATCTAAGGTAGCTAAAGGTAGTTTTTTCATATTAATAGGAAATATAATATTTCGTATTGGTGGATATCTCTATCGTTTTTTAATGGCTTCCTTACTAGGACCAGCAATGTATGGTATTTTAGGTTTAACTCTACCATTCCAAGGAGTATTTCAAATATTATCTGCAGGTGGACTTCCACCTGCAATAGCTAAATATGTATCTGAATATAATACTCTAAACAAAGAAGATATGGCTAGACAAACCATAAAAACATCACTGAAAATCATGGTTTTTTTAGGAATATTTATGGGTTTTATTATGATAACCATTGTAGCACCATGGTTAGCATATTCTGTATTTAAAAATCCAATTGCATTACTCCCATTACAAGCTGTAGGTTTAATTACTCCATTTAGTGTAATTGTTGGTGCATTTAGAGGTGCATTCCAAGGAGTATATAAAATGGAATACATCGTAGCAACAAGAGCTGTTGAACAAATAGGTATGATTATTTTTGCTACAGGATTTGTATTAATTGGATTAAATGCTTTTGGTGCAGTATTAGGTTCAGTTATAGGATTTTTCTTAAGTTCAATTTCTGGTGTATATATATACAAAAAATATATGGGAAAATATATTGAAATTAAAAATCCAAATTTTAAAATTAGTATAAAAGATAAATTAAAACTTGCAAAAAAACTTATTAGTTTTTCAATTCCTGTAACTGTTACAGCACTTGCTGAAATGATTATTTACAGTATTTCTACTTTTATTATGGGTATCTTCTTAACAAGTACTTTAATTGGATATTTTACAGCAGCAGATCCTATTGCTAGATTACCTTTAATGGTATCTACATCTATTGCAACAACAATATTACCTGCAGCAGCAGAAGCATATGTAAAAAGAGATAAAAAACAATTAAATCATTATGTATTTAAATCCTATGAATATTCAATATTATTAACATTACCATTATGTGTTTTTATTATGATATTTGCAAAACCAATAATGAGAGTTGTTTATTTCACAAATGCACAATATTCATTAGGAGGAAGTGCACTTGCTATACTTGTTATTGGTATGACATTTTATGCATTATATAGTGTATCAACAGGTATTATACAAGGTATAGGACACCCAAAAATATCAATGTATATTTTACTTCTTGGTTCTGGATTAAATATAATTCTTAACTGGTTTTTAATTCAAAAAATGGGAATTGTTGGAGGAGCTCTTGCAACAACAATATCAACAATAATATTTACAGTTCCTACAGTTTATATAACATTAAGACTTACTAAATCTAAATTAAAATATAGTAAACTAAATAAAATCATCTTAGCAAGTATTATAATGGGTATAATTTTATATATAATTCCAAATAATGTATATGGATTAATACTTGCAGTAATTTTAAGTCCTATAATATATCTAATTTCCTTAATTTATCTTAGAATATTTGAATCTGAAGATATAGAAAGAATGAAAAGCTTAAACAATAAATTTGGTCCTTTAAAAGGAATTTATATAAAAATAGTTAAAAAAATTGAAGAAAAAACAATAAATGAATAG
- the ilvD gene encoding dihydroxy-acid dehydratase encodes MNSDNVKKGPQRAPHRSLLRACGLNDDDFKKPFIGIANSFTEVVPGHIHLRELVEYIKKGIIEAGGIPFEFNTMAICDGIAMNHEGMKYSLPSREIVVSTVESMAKGHSFDGLVLLPSCDKVVPGMLMAAGRLDIPSIVVTGGPMKPGHYKGKNADLITVYEACGELAAGKITEEDLNELEKVACPGAGSCSGLFTANTMACVTETLGMSLPTCATALALSDDKKEIAFESGKRIVSLIKEDIKPSDIMTQEAFENAIAMDMALGGSSNTALHIPAIAAELEDKGVSVNLDLFDKISNEIPHIALLSPAGQHTMFDLHNAGGIPAVLKAIQSKLNKDCLTCSGKKLGEIIDEAEIKDSDVIHSMDNPIHKEGGLAVLKGNLAPNGSIVKRGAVPDDLLHLKGPARVYNSEEDAVDAIFGGKINEGDIIVIRCEGPKGGPGMREMLNPTSAITGMGIKNVGLITDGRFSGGTRGPCIGHISPEAKSGGPIGLVKEGDIIEIDILNKKLNVELSDEELEARKGTIDLPDKEVKGWLNIYRRSVSSADKGAILR; translated from the coding sequence ATGAATAGTGATAATGTAAAAAAAGGCCCACAAAGAGCACCACATAGATCTCTTTTAAGAGCTTGTGGTCTTAATGATGATGATTTTAAAAAACCATTTATTGGTATAGCAAACAGTTTTACTGAGGTTGTTCCTGGTCATATACACCTTAGGGAATTAGTTGAATATATTAAAAAAGGTATTATTGAAGCTGGAGGAATTCCTTTTGAATTCAATACTATGGCTATCTGTGATGGTATTGCAATGAACCATGAAGGTATGAAATATTCTCTTCCTTCAAGGGAAATTGTTGTAAGTACTGTTGAAAGTATGGCTAAAGGTCATAGTTTTGATGGTTTAGTACTTCTTCCATCTTGTGATAAAGTTGTACCAGGTATGTTAATGGCAGCTGGTAGATTAGATATTCCATCTATTGTTGTTACTGGTGGACCAATGAAACCAGGTCATTATAAAGGTAAAAATGCTGATTTAATTACAGTTTATGAAGCTTGTGGTGAATTAGCTGCAGGTAAAATAACTGAAGAAGATTTAAATGAACTTGAAAAAGTTGCATGTCCAGGTGCAGGTAGTTGTTCTGGATTATTTACTGCAAACACTATGGCTTGTGTTACTGAGACTTTAGGTATGAGTCTTCCAACTTGTGCAACTGCTCTTGCTCTTTCTGATGATAAAAAAGAAATTGCATTTGAATCAGGTAAACGTATTGTTTCATTAATTAAAGAAGATATTAAACCTTCTGATATTATGACTCAAGAAGCATTTGAAAATGCTATTGCTATGGATATGGCTCTTGGTGGATCTAGTAATACTGCTCTTCATATTCCGGCTATTGCAGCAGAACTTGAAGATAAAGGAGTATCTGTAAATCTTGATTTATTTGATAAAATTAGTAATGAAATTCCACATATAGCACTTCTTTCACCTGCTGGACAACATACTATGTTTGATCTTCATAATGCTGGAGGTATACCTGCAGTATTAAAAGCTATTCAATCTAAATTAAACAAAGATTGTCTTACTTGTAGTGGTAAAAAATTAGGTGAAATCATTGATGAAGCTGAAATTAAAGATTCAGATGTTATTCATTCAATGGATAACCCTATACATAAAGAAGGTGGATTAGCAGTATTAAAAGGTAATCTTGCACCAAATGGATCTATTGTTAAAAGAGGTGCTGTACCTGATGATTTATTACATCTTAAAGGACCTGCTAGAGTATATAATAGTGAAGAAGATGCTGTTGATGCAATATTTGGTGGTAAAATCAATGAAGGGGATATCATTGTAATTAGATGTGAAGGTCCAAAAGGTGGACCAGGTATGAGGGAAATGTTAAACCCAACATCTGCTATTACTGGTATGGGTATTAAAAATGTTGGTCTTATTACTGATGGAAGATTCTCTGGAGGAACTAGAGGTCCATGTATAGGACATATATCTCCTGAAGCTAAAAGTGGAGGACCTATTGGTCTTGTTAAAGAAGGAGATATTATTGAAATTGATATCTTAAATAAAAAACTTAATGTTGAATTAAGTGATGAAGAGTTAGAAGCAAGAAAAGGTACTATTGACCTTCCAGATAAAGAAGTTAAAGGTTGGTTAAATATTTATAGACGTTCAGTTTCTTCTGCTGATAAAGGTGCTATTTTAAGATAA
- a CDS encoding threonine--tRNA ligase yields the protein MRILLIHSDYLKYETKNKTPVAEKIDDAHKKGDFNESLVVFTSVEKEDEKNPDAIVKNMVKEVKKVYNDVKAENIVLYPYAHLSSSLGSPKFAIEILENAEKSLKEDGYNVYRVPFGWYKGFKLSCKGHPLSELSRTITSDMSDDEEEKKEGPKSEWFILSDGKTYDPENYEYDNTSQLETLVKNELGTAKSEECEPPHVKLMREKELCDYEAASDVGNLKWYPKGRLVRDLLSDYVYNLVVDQGAMPIETPIFYNLENDAIREHAAKFGERQYRTATKNPLMLRFACCFGAFRVLGDTYLTWKNLPAKVYELSTYSFRYEQKGEVVGLKRLRAFTMPDFHTFCKDMDNTLEEFDKQVDMCVQTGVDLDVNYEIIFRATKAFYDEHKEWMYNTARRIGKPMLLEILPERKHYWSCKIDFAAIDYLGRPIENPTVQIDVESGKRFNINYLGEDNEEHHPTILHCSPTGSIERVICSLLEKTATEINEKSPMLPVWLSPIEVRILPIADKHFEYANELADKLSENNIRVDIDNTEDRVGKKIRNAAKEWVPYVFVIGDKELENNKFQVTVRETGEKVDMTIDELIDEIHEKTKGMPYRRLPIPRNTANRIHF from the coding sequence ATGCGAATATTACTTATTCATTCAGATTATTTAAAATATGAGACAAAAAACAAAACTCCTGTAGCAGAAAAAATTGATGATGCTCATAAAAAAGGAGATTTTAATGAATCATTAGTTGTTTTCACATCTGTTGAGAAAGAAGATGAGAAAAATCCTGATGCAATCGTTAAAAATATGGTTAAAGAAGTTAAAAAAGTATACAATGATGTTAAAGCAGAAAATATTGTATTATATCCTTATGCTCACTTATCTTCTTCATTAGGCTCTCCAAAATTTGCAATAGAAATATTAGAAAATGCTGAAAAAAGCCTTAAAGAAGATGGATACAATGTATATAGAGTTCCATTTGGTTGGTATAAAGGATTTAAATTATCTTGTAAAGGTCATCCATTAAGTGAACTTTCAAGAACTATTACATCAGATATGTCTGATGATGAAGAAGAGAAAAAAGAAGGTCCTAAATCAGAATGGTTCATACTTTCTGATGGTAAAACTTATGACCCAGAAAACTATGAATATGATAATACAAGCCAATTAGAAACATTAGTTAAAAATGAATTAGGTACTGCTAAATCTGAAGAATGTGAACCTCCTCATGTTAAATTAATGAGAGAAAAAGAATTATGTGATTATGAAGCAGCTTCAGATGTTGGAAATCTTAAATGGTATCCTAAAGGTCGTTTAGTACGTGATTTATTATCTGATTATGTATACAATTTAGTAGTAGATCAAGGTGCAATGCCTATTGAAACCCCAATTTTCTACAATCTTGAAAATGATGCAATTAGAGAACATGCAGCTAAATTTGGAGAAAGACAATATAGAACTGCTACTAAAAATCCATTAATGCTTAGATTTGCATGTTGTTTCGGTGCATTTAGAGTACTTGGAGATACATACTTAACTTGGAAAAACCTTCCTGCAAAAGTATATGAGTTATCTACTTACAGTTTCAGATATGAACAAAAAGGTGAAGTTGTAGGACTTAAAAGATTAAGAGCATTTACAATGCCAGATTTCCATACTTTCTGTAAAGATATGGATAATACTTTAGAAGAATTTGATAAACAAGTAGATATGTGTGTACAAACTGGTGTTGATTTAGATGTTAATTATGAAATTATCTTTAGAGCAACTAAAGCATTTTATGATGAACATAAAGAATGGATGTACAATACTGCAAGAAGAATAGGTAAACCAATGCTTTTAGAAATTTTACCTGAAAGAAAACATTACTGGAGTTGTAAAATAGACTTTGCAGCAATTGATTATCTTGGAAGACCTATTGAAAACCCTACTGTACAAATAGATGTTGAAAGTGGTAAACGTTTCAATATTAACTACCTTGGTGAAGATAACGAAGAACATCATCCAACAATCTTACATTGTTCACCTACTGGAAGTATTGAAAGGGTTATTTGTAGTTTACTTGAAAAAACTGCAACAGAAATTAATGAAAAATCACCAATGTTACCTGTATGGTTAAGTCCAATTGAAGTAAGAATTTTACCAATTGCAGATAAACACTTTGAATATGCTAATGAATTAGCAGATAAATTAAGTGAAAATAATATTCGTGTAGATATAGATAATACTGAAGATAGAGTAGGTAAAAAAATTAGGAATGCTGCAAAAGAATGGGTACCATATGTATTCGTTATTGGAGATAAAGAATTAGAAAATAATAAATTCCAAGTAACTGTAAGGGAAACTGGTGAAAAAGTGGATATGACTATTGATGAATTAATAGATGAAATTCATGAAAAAACTAAAGGAATGCCTTACAGAAGATTACCTATACCAAGAAATACTGCAAATAGAATCCACTTCTAA
- the argS gene encoding arginine--tRNA ligase: MYNEIEKLAIDALYDATCKLDAEIPKDKITLEFPPNHELGDIASTVAFQLAPVLKKSPAMIAQDIAEVIECPEIYTKIESKGPYVNFFIDYNSFAVGLLNSINDNYGQLSKIDEKIVLEHTSANPNGPLHIGHIRNSIIGDSLTRLLKASGREVETQYYVNDMGRQLAMVVYGIKELGLKIEDQGEDKVDHNIGQIYLKVNQKFKEDPSLESGVDTLIKEYEKGDNEELNKLFEDTINHCLDGIKATLKRMHIKHDKFVWEGKFVRNGDVDKYVDEMVEIGYARMEDVLRLQLGEFGIKNSLVLRRADGTSLYSTRDIAYHMYKCDQGDIVLDILGADHKLAFRQVKAALEILEKIKSNSDEVEVLFYEFITLPEGSMSSRTGNFISVDELIDESVERAKEEIKSRREDLSEEEIDEIAEEIGIGAVRFFIAKLSPEKHIKFKWEEALNFERGCASIQYAHARASKLLSKAKNQGIDLDNLKFEDNWEPNELECDLVRTLAKYPKLIAESAEIRRIHPIAAYCQELASDFNKFYKSNQVVGSEFQASRLILVEKAKITLKNALDILGVAAPERM, encoded by the coding sequence ATGTATAATGAAATAGAAAAACTTGCTATAGATGCTTTATATGATGCTACTTGTAAATTAGATGCTGAAATTCCTAAAGATAAAATTACTTTAGAATTTCCTCCAAATCATGAATTAGGAGATATTGCATCTACTGTTGCATTTCAATTAGCACCTGTATTGAAAAAATCACCTGCAATGATTGCACAAGATATTGCAGAGGTAATTGAATGTCCTGAAATTTATACTAAAATTGAATCTAAAGGACCATATGTAAACTTCTTTATTGATTATAATTCATTTGCAGTTGGATTACTTAATTCAATTAATGATAATTATGGTCAATTAAGTAAAATTGATGAAAAAATAGTTCTTGAACATACTAGTGCTAATCCAAATGGTCCATTACATATTGGACATATTAGAAATTCAATTATTGGAGATTCATTAACAAGACTTTTAAAAGCTTCTGGTAGAGAAGTTGAAACACAGTATTATGTTAATGATATGGGTAGACAACTTGCTATGGTTGTTTATGGTATTAAAGAATTAGGTTTAAAAATAGAAGATCAAGGTGAAGATAAAGTAGATCATAATATTGGTCAAATCTATCTTAAAGTAAATCAAAAATTTAAAGAAGATCCTTCACTTGAATCTGGAGTGGATACTTTAATTAAAGAGTATGAAAAAGGGGATAATGAAGAATTAAATAAATTATTTGAAGATACTATTAATCATTGTCTTGATGGAATAAAAGCTACATTAAAACGTATGCATATTAAACATGATAAATTTGTTTGGGAAGGAAAATTTGTACGTAATGGTGATGTAGATAAATATGTTGATGAAATGGTTGAAATAGGCTATGCTCGTATGGAAGATGTTTTACGTCTTCAACTTGGTGAGTTTGGTATTAAAAATAGTCTTGTTTTAAGAAGAGCTGATGGTACTTCACTTTACTCTACAAGAGATATTGCATATCATATGTATAAATGTGACCAAGGAGATATTGTTTTAGATATTCTTGGTGCAGATCATAAACTTGCATTCCGTCAAGTAAAAGCTGCTCTTGAGATTCTTGAAAAAATAAAATCTAATAGTGATGAAGTAGAAGTTTTATTCTATGAATTTATTACATTACCTGAAGGAAGTATGTCTTCACGTACTGGTAACTTCATCTCTGTTGATGAACTTATTGATGAATCAGTAGAAAGAGCAAAAGAAGAAATTAAATCTAGACGTGAAGATTTATCTGAAGAAGAAATTGATGAAATTGCAGAAGAAATTGGTATTGGAGCAGTTAGATTCTTTATTGCTAAATTATCTCCAGAAAAACATATAAAATTCAAATGGGAAGAAGCATTAAACTTTGAAAGAGGTTGTGCATCTATTCAATATGCTCATGCTCGTGCTTCTAAATTACTTTCAAAAGCAAAAAATCAAGGTATTGATTTAGATAATTTAAAATTTGAAGATAATTGGGAACCTAATGAATTAGAATGTGATCTTGTTAGAACTTTAGCTAAATATCCAAAATTAATTGCAGAATCTGCAGAAATTAGAAGAATTCATCCAATTGCAGCATATTGTCAAGAATTAGCAAGTGACTTTAATAAATTTTATAAATCTAATCAAGTAGTTGGATCTGAATTCCAAGCTTCTAGATTAATTTTAGTTGAAAAAGCTAAAATTACTCTTAAAAATGCTTTAGATATTTTAGGTGTTGCTGCACCAGAAAGAATGTAG
- a CDS encoding flavodoxin family protein, which translates to MKREDKLILGICGSPRSATTEYVLKETLKKLDENNFKTKFLGVKGKKIGYCFHCDYCIENKECINKDDMCEFYKSIQEADGIIIASPIHSGGISAQLKSVMDRTRALEAIDYNLLRGKIGMSIAIGGDRCGGQELAIQEINTYYILHGIIPISGGPFGSNLGACFWSQDSLEEIKKDKYGFESLNRTLNEYIKALDKYIQ; encoded by the coding sequence ATGAAAAGAGAAGATAAATTAATATTAGGAATATGTGGAAGCCCTAGATCTGCTACAACAGAATATGTTTTAAAAGAAACCCTTAAAAAATTAGATGAAAACAATTTCAAAACTAAATTTTTAGGAGTTAAAGGGAAAAAAATTGGATACTGCTTCCATTGTGATTACTGTATTGAAAATAAAGAATGTATTAACAAAGACGATATGTGTGAATTTTATAAATCAATACAAGAAGCTGATGGAATAATAATAGCATCTCCAATACATAGTGGTGGTATCAGTGCTCAATTAAAATCTGTTATGGATAGAACAAGAGCACTTGAAGCAATTGACTATAATTTATTAAGAGGTAAAATAGGTATGAGTATTGCAATAGGAGGAGATAGATGTGGTGGACAAGAACTTGCAATACAAGAAATAAACACATATTATATATTACATGGAATAATTCCAATAAGTGGTGGTCCATTTGGATCTAATCTAGGTGCATGTTTCTGGTCACAAGATAGTTTAGAAGAAATTAAAAAAGATAAATATGGATTTGAAAGCTTAAATAGAACATTAAATGAATATATTAAAGCATTAGATAAATATATTCAATAA
- a CDS encoding zinc ribbon domain-containing protein, with amino-acid sequence MGFCNSCGKPMTRTDELGTNKDGSPNEYYCIDCYQNGEFTEPDLTVEDMIVKKAQEMLDKNPDLREGDATGLLINFIPNLKRWNKNYESEQEHFTKKEEKGYRNK; translated from the coding sequence ATGGGATTTTGTAATTCATGTGGTAAACCAATGACAAGAACAGATGAACTTGGAACAAATAAAGATGGTAGTCCAAATGAATATTATTGTATAGATTGTTATCAAAATGGTGAATTTACAGAACCTGATTTAACAGTAGAAGATATGATTGTTAAAAAAGCTCAAGAAATGTTAGATAAAAATCCTGATTTAAGAGAAGGAGATGCAACTGGATTACTTATAAATTTCATACCAAATCTTAAAAGATGGAATAAAAACTATGAATCAGAACAAGAACATTTCACTAAAAAAGAAGAAAAAGGATATAGAAATAAATAA
- a CDS encoding bifunctional 5,6,7,8-tetrahydromethanopterin hydro-lyase/3-hexulose-6-phosphate synthase, protein MYNIGEALIGNGDELAHVDLIIGDKEGPAGTAFATSLTNLSVGHTPLLTVIRPNLMTKPATAIIPKVTVGNLEDASKVFGPAQTAVGRAVADAVEEGIIPKDIVNDIVILVSVFIGPGAEDYRKIYQYNYGATKLAIRRAMNGYPDMKKVLAEKDRGTHPIMGFKVQRLWNPPYLQVALDLDNLDAVERIMNALPQRERILIEAGTPLVKKFGVGVVSKIRELRPDAFIIADLKTLDVGRVEVKMAADETADAVAISGLGTVESIEKAIHETQKQGIYSILDMMNVDDFTGKLKQIKPELKPDIVLLHRNVDLETSKAEKGEDTSDMTEWGNIKEIKKILGNGLIAVAGGITPEKVEEATSKGADIIIAGRYIIGSRDPRRAADDFLAHFPVDPDNMRLALDEDETI, encoded by the coding sequence ATGTATAATATAGGAGAAGCTCTCATTGGAAATGGAGACGAATTAGCTCATGTTGATTTAATAATTGGTGATAAAGAAGGACCAGCAGGTACTGCTTTTGCTACAAGTTTAACTAATTTATCAGTAGGACACACACCACTTCTTACTGTTATTAGACCAAACTTAATGACTAAACCTGCAACTGCAATTATTCCTAAAGTTACAGTTGGAAACTTAGAAGATGCAAGTAAAGTATTTGGACCTGCACAAACCGCTGTAGGTAGAGCTGTTGCTGATGCAGTAGAAGAAGGAATAATACCTAAAGATATTGTAAATGATATTGTTATATTAGTTTCTGTATTTATTGGACCTGGTGCTGAAGATTACAGAAAAATATACCAATACAATTATGGTGCTACTAAATTAGCAATTAGAAGAGCAATGAATGGATACCCAGATATGAAAAAAGTTTTAGCAGAAAAAGATCGTGGAACTCACCCAATTATGGGCTTCAAAGTACAAAGATTATGGAATCCACCATACTTACAAGTTGCTCTTGATTTAGACAACTTAGATGCTGTAGAAAGAATCATGAATGCACTTCCACAAAGAGAAAGAATCCTCATTGAAGCAGGAACTCCACTTGTTAAAAAATTCGGTGTAGGAGTAGTAAGTAAAATCAGAGAATTACGTCCTGATGCATTTATTATTGCAGATTTAAAAACTTTAGATGTAGGAAGAGTAGAAGTTAAAATGGCAGCAGATGAAACTGCTGATGCAGTAGCAATTTCTGGTCTTGGAACTGTTGAATCTATTGAAAAAGCTATTCATGAAACACAAAAACAAGGTATTTACTCAATCTTAGATATGATGAATGTAGATGACTTTACTGGAAAACTTAAACAAATCAAACCTGAATTAAAACCAGATATTGTTTTACTCCACAGAAATGTAGATTTAGAAACTAGTAAAGCTGAAAAAGGTGAAGATACTAGCGATATGACTGAATGGGGTAATATTAAAGAAATTAAGAAAATTTTAGGTAATGGTTTAATTGCTGTTGCTGGAGGAATAACTCCAGAAAAAGTTGAAGAAGCAACTTCAAAAGGAGCAGACATTATTATTGCAGGAAGATACATCATTGGTTCTAGAGATCCTAGAAGGGCTGCTGATGATTTCTTAGCTCATTTCCCTGTAGACCCAGATAATATGAGACTTGCTCTCGATGAAGATGAAACTATTTAA
- a CDS encoding signal peptidase I, with amino-acid sequence MSDTKEIILYIVIIFVVLIAGQHLNVVVSGSMEPVFYRGDIVVVEKTDCFGINEFNPNDVKVGDIVVYDATWYNSPVVHRVINITNINGTTYYEIKGDNNKLPDPYLATSSQIKERVLTVNGQPLIIPKIGYISIWFKGL; translated from the coding sequence TTGTCTGACACGAAAGAAATAATTCTTTATATTGTAATAATTTTTGTAGTCTTAATTGCAGGACAACATTTAAATGTTGTAGTATCTGGAAGTATGGAACCTGTTTTTTATAGGGGAGATATAGTCGTTGTTGAAAAGACTGATTGTTTCGGTATAAATGAATTTAATCCAAATGATGTAAAAGTAGGAGATATTGTTGTTTATGATGCAACATGGTATAATAGTCCAGTTGTACATAGGGTAATTAATATTACAAATATTAATGGAACAACATATTATGAGATTAAAGGAGATAATAATAAGCTTCCTGATCCTTATCTGGCTACTAGTAGTCAAATTAAAGAAAGAGTTCTTACTGTTAATGGTCAACCATTAATTATTCCTAAAATAGGGTATATCTCTATTTGGTTTAAAGGACTTTAG
- a CDS encoding V-type ATP synthase subunit I domain-containing protein, which produces MRHVKGIVKKYSREYTRTLKDGKRKTYKTEQIQITIPKQDNVFEDKEDVLIFPYSEDILDYDTKITSLKEKYSQLEEENRNLSLKLENFNNLDKKNQELNFKLSKFEDLDKENKDLLSKLNEFEDLDKKNKDLLSKFEDLDKENKDLLSKLNDLNSENQKLNLKLEDFNNLKDENVALNNRLNELFNLENENKILLSKLESLNDLKDENIALNESIENLKSLKEENLELKIKLQTIENLNENKDSTEEKDKLISQLQEEYINLSKKYDDIQEELYSTRYDKISNEYTIKRLKNFILNQN; this is translated from the coding sequence ATGAGACATGTTAAAGGTATTGTTAAGAAATATTCTAGAGAATATACTAGAACTTTAAAGGATGGTAAAAGAAAAACCTATAAAACAGAACAAATTCAGATTACAATACCTAAACAAGATAATGTTTTTGAAGATAAAGAAGATGTATTAATTTTCCCATATTCTGAAGATATCTTAGATTATGATACTAAAATTACTTCATTAAAAGAAAAATATTCTCAATTAGAAGAAGAAAATAGGAATCTTAGTTTAAAACTTGAAAATTTTAATAATTTAGATAAAAAGAATCAAGAACTTAATTTTAAACTTAGTAAATTTGAAGATTTAGATAAAGAAAATAAGGATCTTTTATCTAAGCTTAATGAGTTTGAGGATTTAGATAAAAAGAATAAGGATCTTTTATCTAAGTTTGAAGATTTAGATAAAGAAAATAAGGATCTTCTATCTAAATTAAATGATTTGAATAGTGAGAATCAAAAACTTAATTTAAAGCTTGAAGACTTTAATAATTTAAAAGATGAGAATGTTGCACTTAATAATAGACTTAATGAACTTTTTAATTTAGAAAATGAAAATAAAATACTTTTATCTAAACTTGAAAGTCTTAATGATTTAAAAGATGAGAATATTGCACTTAATGAATCTATTGAAAATCTTAAATCTTTAAAAGAAGAAAATTTAGAACTTAAAATAAAACTTCAAACTATTGAAAATTTAAATGAAAATAAAGATTCTACTGAAGAAAAAGATAAATTAATTTCTCAACTTCAAGAAGAATATATTAATCTTTCTAAAAAATATGATGATATTCAAGAAGAGTTATATTCTACTCGATATGATAAAATTTCAAATGAATACACTATTAAAAGACTTAAAAATTTTATTTTAAATCAAAATTAG
- a CDS encoding acyltransferase family protein produces MGVFFIDLTKNNRIFYIDGLRVFAIFCIIACHISAMFVVKPNLFNTKLWYYSLFLNSLRDVGVPLFVMISGALLINKKDSFKKFVTKRLKRVLIPYIFWIIIFILFVFFCISINYHFHHMSLNLLGA; encoded by the coding sequence GTGGGGGTATTTTTTATAGATTTAACTAAAAATAACAGAATATTTTATATAGATGGATTAAGAGTTTTCGCTATTTTTTGTATTATTGCATGTCATATTTCTGCTATGTTTGTAGTAAAGCCTAATTTGTTTAATACAAAATTATGGTATTATTCACTTTTTTTAAATTCTTTAAGAGATGTTGGTGTTCCATTGTTTGTAATGATTAGTGGTGCATTATTAATTAATAAAAAAGATTCGTTTAAAAAATTCGTAACTAAACGTTTGAAAAGAGTTCTTATACCCTATATATTTTGGATAATAATTTTTATATTATTCGTATTCTTTTGTATTAGTATAAATTATCATTTTCATCATATGTCATTAAATCTTTTAGGGGCCTGA